A window from Gallus gallus isolate bGalGal1 chromosome 5, bGalGal1.mat.broiler.GRCg7b, whole genome shotgun sequence encodes these proteins:
- the KBTBD4 gene encoding kelch repeat and BTB domain-containing protein 4 isoform X1 → MLAAYQYAWFPLYPEGLHNVVSGGRKPFNHDFTDCWRSDLCGTMDSSEETGGSSAEENYFVNYTFTDRSHSGRVAQGIMKLCLEDELFADVTISVEGKEFQLHRLVLSAQSCFFRSMFTSNLKEAHNRVIELQDVSESVFQLLVDYIYHGTVKLRAEELQETYEVADMYQLTALFEECSRFLARTVQVRNCLQVMWLADQHSDMGLYTAAKHCAKSHLSQLQDTEEFLHLPLRLLTDILTDGVPCSQNPTAAIETWINFNKEERAGFSETLRSSLKVIGENVHIYLIGKESSRTHSLAVSLHCADDDSISVSGQNSLCHQITAACKHGSDLYVVGGSIPRRMWKCNNATIDWEWCAPLPRDRLQHTLVSVPSKDAIYSLGGKTLQDTLSNAVIYYRVRDNVWTETSQLEVAVSGAAGVNLNGVIYLLGGEENDLDFFTKPSRLIQCYDTNTEKCHVKPYVLPFAGRMHAAVHKDVVFIVAEGDSLLCYNPLLDSFTRLCLPDAWSSVPSLWKIASCNGSIYVFRDRYKKGDANTFKLNPATSVVTVTSGIKVLLTNLQFVLA, encoded by the exons ATGCTGGCTGCTTACCAATACGCTTGGTTTCCCCTCTATCCCGAAGGATTGCATAATGTTGTTAGTGGAGGGAGAAAGCCTTTTAATCATGATTTTACAGATTGCTGGAGGTCAGATCTGTGTGGCACCATGGACTCGTCAGAAGAGACTGGAGGCTCCTCTGCTGAAGAGAACTACTTTGTTAACTACACCTTCACTGATCGCTCGCACTCAGGCCGCGTGGCCCAGGGGATTATGAAATTATGTTTGGAGGATGAGCTCTTTGCTGACGTTACAATATCAGTGGAAGGCAAAGAATTCCAGCTGCACCGTTTGGTCCtctcagctcagagctgcttctTTCGTTCCATGTTCACTTCTAACCTGAAGGAGGCTCACAACCGGGTGATTGAGCTGCAGGATGTTAGTGAGAGTGTCTTTCAGCTCCTTGTGGACTATATTTACCACGGGACTGTAAAGCTGAGGGCCGAGGAGTTGCAGGAAACCTATGAAGTGGCAGATATGTACCAGCTGACTGCCCTTTTTGAAGAATGTTCCCGTTTTCTGGCCCGTACAGTGCAGGTCAGGAACTGTCTGCAGGTGATgtggctggcagaccagcacAGTGACATGGGGCTCTACACGGCTGCCAAACACTGTGCAAAGTCACATTTGTCTCAGCTGCAAGACACGGAAGAGTTCCTGCACCTACCTCTTCGCCTACTGACAGACATCCTCACAG ATGGCGTTCCATGCTCTCAGAATCCAACGGCTGCCATAGAAACCTGGATCAACTTCAACAAGGAGGAGCGTGCAGGCTTTTCAGAGACTCTGCGATCAAGTCTGAAG GTGATTGGAGAAAACGTTCACATCTACCTGATTGGAAAGGAGTCATCACGAACACATTCACTCGCTGTCTCTCTGCATTGTGCTGATGATGACTCCATCAGTGTGAGTGGCCAGAACAGCCTGTGTCACCAGATTACAGCTGCCTGCAAGCATGGCAGTGACCTATACGTCGTTGGTGGCTCCATTCCGCGACGCATGTGGAAATGCAACAATGCAACTATAGACTGGGAATGGTGTGCCCCTCTGCCCCGCGACCGGCTTCAGCACACTCTTGTCTCCGTGCCAAGCAAGGATGCAATATACTCCCTTGGGGGCAAAACTCTGCAAGACACTCTCTCTAACGCTGTCATATATTACAGAGTACGAGACAATGTCTGGACAGAGACCAGCCAGTTGGAGGTGGCTGtctctggggctgcaggtgtAAATCTTAACGGTGTCATTTACCTGCTGGGCGGGGAGGAAAATGACTTGGACTTCTTCACCAAGCCTTCTCGGCTTATTCAGTGCTACGATACCAACACAGAGAAATGCCACGTGAAGCCATATGTACTGCCTTTTGCAGGGCGCATGCATGCTGCTGTACACAAGGATGTGGTGTTCATTGTAGCTGAGGGGGATTCGCTGCTTTGCTATAATCCCTTGCTGGATAGCTTCACCCGGCTGTGCCTGCCAGACGCCTGGAGCTCAGTACCGTCCCTCTGGAAGATTGCCAGCTGCAATGGCAGCATCTACGTTTTTCGAGACCGCTATAAAAAGGGCGACGCAAATACTTTTAAACTCAACCCAGCCACCTCTGTTGTAACAGTCACAAGTGGCATCAAAGTGCTGCTCACTAACCTGCAGTTTGTCCTGGCCTAA
- the KBTBD4 gene encoding kelch repeat and BTB domain-containing protein 4 isoform b (isoform b is encoded by transcript variant 2) — protein MDSSEETGGSSAEENYFVNYTFTDRSHSGRVAQGIMKLCLEDELFADVTISVEGKEFQLHRLVLSAQSCFFRSMFTSNLKEAHNRVIELQDVSESVFQLLVDYIYHGTVKLRAEELQETYEVADMYQLTALFEECSRFLARTVQVRNCLQVMWLADQHSDMGLYTAAKHCAKSHLSQLQDTEEFLHLPLRLLTDILTDGVPCSQNPTAAIETWINFNKEERAGFSETLRSSLKVIGENVHIYLIGKESSRTHSLAVSLHCADDDSISVSGQNSLCHQITAACKHGSDLYVVGGSIPRRMWKCNNATIDWEWCAPLPRDRLQHTLVSVPSKDAIYSLGGKTLQDTLSNAVIYYRVRDNVWTETSQLEVAVSGAAGVNLNGVIYLLGGEENDLDFFTKPSRLIQCYDTNTEKCHVKPYVLPFAGRMHAAVHKDVVFIVAEGDSLLCYNPLLDSFTRLCLPDAWSSVPSLWKIASCNGSIYVFRDRYKKGDANTFKLNPATSVVTVTSGIKVLLTNLQFVLA, from the exons ATGGACTCGTCAGAAGAGACTGGAGGCTCCTCTGCTGAAGAGAACTACTTTGTTAACTACACCTTCACTGATCGCTCGCACTCAGGCCGCGTGGCCCAGGGGATTATGAAATTATGTTTGGAGGATGAGCTCTTTGCTGACGTTACAATATCAGTGGAAGGCAAAGAATTCCAGCTGCACCGTTTGGTCCtctcagctcagagctgcttctTTCGTTCCATGTTCACTTCTAACCTGAAGGAGGCTCACAACCGGGTGATTGAGCTGCAGGATGTTAGTGAGAGTGTCTTTCAGCTCCTTGTGGACTATATTTACCACGGGACTGTAAAGCTGAGGGCCGAGGAGTTGCAGGAAACCTATGAAGTGGCAGATATGTACCAGCTGACTGCCCTTTTTGAAGAATGTTCCCGTTTTCTGGCCCGTACAGTGCAGGTCAGGAACTGTCTGCAGGTGATgtggctggcagaccagcacAGTGACATGGGGCTCTACACGGCTGCCAAACACTGTGCAAAGTCACATTTGTCTCAGCTGCAAGACACGGAAGAGTTCCTGCACCTACCTCTTCGCCTACTGACAGACATCCTCACAG ATGGCGTTCCATGCTCTCAGAATCCAACGGCTGCCATAGAAACCTGGATCAACTTCAACAAGGAGGAGCGTGCAGGCTTTTCAGAGACTCTGCGATCAAGTCTGAAG GTGATTGGAGAAAACGTTCACATCTACCTGATTGGAAAGGAGTCATCACGAACACATTCACTCGCTGTCTCTCTGCATTGTGCTGATGATGACTCCATCAGTGTGAGTGGCCAGAACAGCCTGTGTCACCAGATTACAGCTGCCTGCAAGCATGGCAGTGACCTATACGTCGTTGGTGGCTCCATTCCGCGACGCATGTGGAAATGCAACAATGCAACTATAGACTGGGAATGGTGTGCCCCTCTGCCCCGCGACCGGCTTCAGCACACTCTTGTCTCCGTGCCAAGCAAGGATGCAATATACTCCCTTGGGGGCAAAACTCTGCAAGACACTCTCTCTAACGCTGTCATATATTACAGAGTACGAGACAATGTCTGGACAGAGACCAGCCAGTTGGAGGTGGCTGtctctggggctgcaggtgtAAATCTTAACGGTGTCATTTACCTGCTGGGCGGGGAGGAAAATGACTTGGACTTCTTCACCAAGCCTTCTCGGCTTATTCAGTGCTACGATACCAACACAGAGAAATGCCACGTGAAGCCATATGTACTGCCTTTTGCAGGGCGCATGCATGCTGCTGTACACAAGGATGTGGTGTTCATTGTAGCTGAGGGGGATTCGCTGCTTTGCTATAATCCCTTGCTGGATAGCTTCACCCGGCTGTGCCTGCCAGACGCCTGGAGCTCAGTACCGTCCCTCTGGAAGATTGCCAGCTGCAATGGCAGCATCTACGTTTTTCGAGACCGCTATAAAAAGGGCGACGCAAATACTTTTAAACTCAACCCAGCCACCTCTGTTGTAACAGTCACAAGTGGCATCAAAGTGCTGCTCACTAACCTGCAGTTTGTCCTGGCCTAA
- the PTPMT1 gene encoding phosphatidylglycerophosphatase and protein-tyrosine phosphatase 1, with translation MGVAAALGAGAARLLFYPTLLYTALRAQLPASRRPWFHRIDRAVLLGALPLRGRSRRLVAEENVRAVLTLNEEYETRFLCCSAQEWEALGVEQLRLGTVDLTGVPTLDNLHRGVEFILKHRERGNSVYVHCKAGRSRSATVVAAYLIQLHHWSPQEAIEAIAKIRPHILIRRKQVQVLESFHRDVTAGTTAKCQ, from the exons ATGGGGGTGGCGGCGGCTCTGGGCGCCGGGGCAGCGCGGCTGCTTTTCTACCCGACGCTGCTGTACACGGCGCTGCGGGCGCAGCTGCCCGCCTCCCGCCGGCCGTGGTTCCACCGCATCGACCGCGCCGTGCTGCTGGGAGCGCTGCCGCTGCGGGGCCGCAGCCGTAGG CTGGTGGCCGAGGAGAACGTGCGCGCCGTCCTCACTCTGAACGAGGAGTACGAGACCcgcttcctctgctgctccgCGCAG GAGTGGGAGGCGCTGGGAGTAGAGCAGCTGCGCCTCGGCACCGTGGATCTGACCGGAGTCCCCACGTTGGACAACTTGCACAGGGGCGTCGAGTTCATCCTGAAGCACCGCGAGCGCGGTAACAGCGTCTACGTGCACTGCAAGGCGGGGCGCTCCCGCAGCGCCACCGTGGTGGCGGCCTATTTGATCCAA ctgcatcactggagccctCAGGAAGCAATCGAGGCTATTGCCAAGATCCGTCCCCACATCCTAATTCGGCGTAAACAAGTCCAGGTCCTGGAGAGTTTTCACAGGGATGTTACTGCTGGGACAACTGCAAAGTGTCAGTGA
- the NDUFS3 gene encoding NADH dehydrogenase [ubiquinone] iron-sulfur protein 3, mitochondrial isoform X1: MPPGMESPLPPWQPAPTPNHPFHEKIHPHTQPKPPLVQLEALSSHPITFHTRRVTTNPSHCNLLSATVRPKNEVEQKQLCAFGEYVAEILPKYIQQVQVTCFNELELLIHPDGIIPVLTFLRDHTNAQFKSLADLTAVDVPSRQYRFEIVYNLLSLRFNSRIRVKTYTDELTPIDSAVSVHKAANWYEREVWDMYGVFFANHPDLRRILTDYGFEGHPFRKDFPLSGYVEVRYDDEVKRVVAEPVELSQEFRKFDLNSPWEAFPAYRAPPEPLKIEAGAKKEDAK; the protein is encoded by the exons atgcccccagggatggagtctccactgcctccctggcAGCCCGCTCCAACGCCCAACCACCCCTTCCATGAAAAAATTCATCCCCatacccaacctaaacctcccctggtgcagcttgaggcgCTTTCCTCACATCCTATTACTTTTCACACAAGAAGAGTGACCACCAACCCTtctcactgcaacctcctttcag CTACTGTCAGACCGAAAAATGAAGTagaacagaagcagctctgtgcgTTTGGGGAGTATGTGGCTGAGATCCTGCCCAAGTATATCCAGCAAGTACAG GTGACCTGTTTCAATGAGTTGGAGCTTTTGATCCATCCAGATGGGATTATTCCAGTTCTGACCTTCCTCCGAGATCACACTAACGCCCAGTTCAAGTCCTTGGCTGACTTGACTGCTGTTGATGTCCCATCTCGGCAGTACCGCTTCGAG ATTGTTTACAATCTCCTGTCTCTGCGATTCAACAGTCGGATCCGTGTGAAAACATACACTGATGAGCTGACACCTATTGACTCAGCAGTGTCTGTGCACAAAGCAGCAAACTGGTATGAAAGAGAG GTTTGGGACATGTATGGTGTTTTCTTTGCCAACCATCCTGATCTAAGGCGAATCCTCACAGACTATGGGTTTGAAGGCCATCCTTTCCGGAAGGACTTTCCACTCTCTGGTTATGTAGAG GTGCGGTATGACGATGAAGTGAAACGGGTAGTGGCAGAACCTGTGGAGCTATCTCAGGAATTTCGCAAGTTTGATCTGAATAGCCCTTGGGAGGCATTTCCTGCTTATCGTGCACCTCCAGAACCCCTGAAAATAGAAGCTGGAGCCAAGAAGGAAGATgcaaaataa
- the NDUFS3 gene encoding NADH dehydrogenase [ubiquinone] iron-sulfur protein 3, mitochondrial isoform X2 has protein sequence MLAAAVRGLVRAARRAGAGPAAAVQTRLAGGSATETRPTVRPKNEVEQKQLCAFGEYVAEILPKYIQQVQVTCFNELELLIHPDGIIPVLTFLRDHTNAQFKSLADLTAVDVPSRQYRFEIVYNLLSLRFNSRIRVKTYTDELTPIDSAVSVHKAANWYEREVWDMYGVFFANHPDLRRILTDYGFEGHPFRKDFPLSGYVEVRYDDEVKRVVAEPVELSQEFRKFDLNSPWEAFPAYRAPPEPLKIEAGAKKEDAK, from the exons atgttggcggcggcggtgcggggccTGGTGCGGGCCGCGCGGCGAG CTGGTgcgggcccggcggcggcggtgcAGACCCGGCTGGCGGGGGGCTCGGCCACGGAGACGCGCC CTACTGTCAGACCGAAAAATGAAGTagaacagaagcagctctgtgcgTTTGGGGAGTATGTGGCTGAGATCCTGCCCAAGTATATCCAGCAAGTACAG GTGACCTGTTTCAATGAGTTGGAGCTTTTGATCCATCCAGATGGGATTATTCCAGTTCTGACCTTCCTCCGAGATCACACTAACGCCCAGTTCAAGTCCTTGGCTGACTTGACTGCTGTTGATGTCCCATCTCGGCAGTACCGCTTCGAG ATTGTTTACAATCTCCTGTCTCTGCGATTCAACAGTCGGATCCGTGTGAAAACATACACTGATGAGCTGACACCTATTGACTCAGCAGTGTCTGTGCACAAAGCAGCAAACTGGTATGAAAGAGAG GTTTGGGACATGTATGGTGTTTTCTTTGCCAACCATCCTGATCTAAGGCGAATCCTCACAGACTATGGGTTTGAAGGCCATCCTTTCCGGAAGGACTTTCCACTCTCTGGTTATGTAGAG GTGCGGTATGACGATGAAGTGAAACGGGTAGTGGCAGAACCTGTGGAGCTATCTCAGGAATTTCGCAAGTTTGATCTGAATAGCCCTTGGGAGGCATTTCCTGCTTATCGTGCACCTCCAGAACCCCTGAAAATAGAAGCTGGAGCCAAGAAGGAAGATgcaaaataa
- the KBTBD4 gene encoding kelch repeat and BTB domain-containing protein 4 isoform a (isoform a is encoded by transcript variant 1) has product MKGGAADCWRSDLCGTMDSSEETGGSSAEENYFVNYTFTDRSHSGRVAQGIMKLCLEDELFADVTISVEGKEFQLHRLVLSAQSCFFRSMFTSNLKEAHNRVIELQDVSESVFQLLVDYIYHGTVKLRAEELQETYEVADMYQLTALFEECSRFLARTVQVRNCLQVMWLADQHSDMGLYTAAKHCAKSHLSQLQDTEEFLHLPLRLLTDILTDGVPCSQNPTAAIETWINFNKEERAGFSETLRSSLKVIGENVHIYLIGKESSRTHSLAVSLHCADDDSISVSGQNSLCHQITAACKHGSDLYVVGGSIPRRMWKCNNATIDWEWCAPLPRDRLQHTLVSVPSKDAIYSLGGKTLQDTLSNAVIYYRVRDNVWTETSQLEVAVSGAAGVNLNGVIYLLGGEENDLDFFTKPSRLIQCYDTNTEKCHVKPYVLPFAGRMHAAVHKDVVFIVAEGDSLLCYNPLLDSFTRLCLPDAWSSVPSLWKIASCNGSIYVFRDRYKKGDANTFKLNPATSVVTVTSGIKVLLTNLQFVLA; this is encoded by the exons ATGAAGGGAGGCGCCGCAG ATTGCTGGAGGTCAGATCTGTGTGGCACCATGGACTCGTCAGAAGAGACTGGAGGCTCCTCTGCTGAAGAGAACTACTTTGTTAACTACACCTTCACTGATCGCTCGCACTCAGGCCGCGTGGCCCAGGGGATTATGAAATTATGTTTGGAGGATGAGCTCTTTGCTGACGTTACAATATCAGTGGAAGGCAAAGAATTCCAGCTGCACCGTTTGGTCCtctcagctcagagctgcttctTTCGTTCCATGTTCACTTCTAACCTGAAGGAGGCTCACAACCGGGTGATTGAGCTGCAGGATGTTAGTGAGAGTGTCTTTCAGCTCCTTGTGGACTATATTTACCACGGGACTGTAAAGCTGAGGGCCGAGGAGTTGCAGGAAACCTATGAAGTGGCAGATATGTACCAGCTGACTGCCCTTTTTGAAGAATGTTCCCGTTTTCTGGCCCGTACAGTGCAGGTCAGGAACTGTCTGCAGGTGATgtggctggcagaccagcacAGTGACATGGGGCTCTACACGGCTGCCAAACACTGTGCAAAGTCACATTTGTCTCAGCTGCAAGACACGGAAGAGTTCCTGCACCTACCTCTTCGCCTACTGACAGACATCCTCACAG ATGGCGTTCCATGCTCTCAGAATCCAACGGCTGCCATAGAAACCTGGATCAACTTCAACAAGGAGGAGCGTGCAGGCTTTTCAGAGACTCTGCGATCAAGTCTGAAG GTGATTGGAGAAAACGTTCACATCTACCTGATTGGAAAGGAGTCATCACGAACACATTCACTCGCTGTCTCTCTGCATTGTGCTGATGATGACTCCATCAGTGTGAGTGGCCAGAACAGCCTGTGTCACCAGATTACAGCTGCCTGCAAGCATGGCAGTGACCTATACGTCGTTGGTGGCTCCATTCCGCGACGCATGTGGAAATGCAACAATGCAACTATAGACTGGGAATGGTGTGCCCCTCTGCCCCGCGACCGGCTTCAGCACACTCTTGTCTCCGTGCCAAGCAAGGATGCAATATACTCCCTTGGGGGCAAAACTCTGCAAGACACTCTCTCTAACGCTGTCATATATTACAGAGTACGAGACAATGTCTGGACAGAGACCAGCCAGTTGGAGGTGGCTGtctctggggctgcaggtgtAAATCTTAACGGTGTCATTTACCTGCTGGGCGGGGAGGAAAATGACTTGGACTTCTTCACCAAGCCTTCTCGGCTTATTCAGTGCTACGATACCAACACAGAGAAATGCCACGTGAAGCCATATGTACTGCCTTTTGCAGGGCGCATGCATGCTGCTGTACACAAGGATGTGGTGTTCATTGTAGCTGAGGGGGATTCGCTGCTTTGCTATAATCCCTTGCTGGATAGCTTCACCCGGCTGTGCCTGCCAGACGCCTGGAGCTCAGTACCGTCCCTCTGGAAGATTGCCAGCTGCAATGGCAGCATCTACGTTTTTCGAGACCGCTATAAAAAGGGCGACGCAAATACTTTTAAACTCAACCCAGCCACCTCTGTTGTAACAGTCACAAGTGGCATCAAAGTGCTGCTCACTAACCTGCAGTTTGTCCTGGCCTAA